Proteins from one Choloepus didactylus isolate mChoDid1 chromosome 4, mChoDid1.pri, whole genome shotgun sequence genomic window:
- the JPH4 gene encoding junctophilin-4 codes for MSPGGKFDFDDGGCYVGGWEAGRAHGYGVCTGPGAQGEYSGCWAHGFESLGVFTGPGGHSYQGHWQQGKREGLGVERKSRWTYRGEWLGGLKGRSGVWESVSGLRYAGLWKDGFQDGYGTETYSDGGTYQGQWQAGKRHGYGVRQSVPYHQAVLLRSPRRTSLDSGHSDPPTPPPPLPLPGDEGGSPASGSRGGFVLAGPGDADGASTRKRTPAAGGFFRRSLLLSGLRAGGRRSSLGSKRGSLRSEVSSEVGSTGPPGSEASGLPTPAPPALIEGSATEVYAGEWRADRRSGYGVSQRSNGLRYEGEWLGNRRHGYGRTTRPDGSREEGKYKRNRLVHGGRVRSLLPLALRRGKVKEKVDRAVEGARRAVSAARQRQEIAAARAADALLKAVAASSVAEKAVEAARMAKLIAQDLQPMLEAPGRRPRQDSEGSDTEPLDEDSPGVYENGLTPSEGSPELPSSPASSRQPWRPPACRNPLTPGGDLGPFSSPKAWPEEWGGPGEQVEELAGYEAEDEAGMQGPGPRDGSPLLGGCSDSSGSLREEEGEDEEPLPQLRVPGGSEPEPMATPVLRGTSLRSPDAGQLTEELEEPVATERPAQPGAANPLVVGAVALLDLSLAFLFSQLLT; via the exons ATGTCCCCCGGGGGCAAGTTCGACTTTGACGACGGGGGCTGCTACGTGGGGGGCTGGGAGGCGGGGCGGGCACATGGCTACGGCGTGTGCACGGGGCCCGGCGCCCAGGGCGAGTACAGCGGCTGCTGGGCGCACGGCTTCGAGTCACTCGGCGTCTTCACGGGGCCCGGCGGACACAGCTACCAGGGCCACTGGCAGCAGGGCAAGCGCGAAGGGCTGGGCGTGGAGCGCAAGAGCCGCTGGACATACCGCGGCGAGTGGCTAGGCGGGCTGAAGGGGCGCAGCGGCGTGTGGGAGAGCGTGTCTGGCCTGCGCTACGCCGGGCTCTGGAAGGACGGCTTCCAGGACGGCTACGGCACCGAGACCTACTCCGACGGAG GAACCTACCAGGGCCAGTGGCAGGCCGGGAAGCGCCACGGCTACGGGGTGCGCCAGAGTGTGCCCTACCATCAGGCGGTGCTGCTGCGCTCACCACGCCGCACCTCCCTGGACTCCGGCCACAGCGACCCCCCGACGCCGCCCCCGCCCCTGCCGCTGCCGGGCGACGAGGGCGGTAGCCCGGCCTCGGGCTCCCGGGGCGGCTTCGTGCTGGCGGGGCCCGGGGACGCTGACGGCGCATCCACCCGAAAGCGCACCCCTGCGGCCGGCGGATTCTTCCGCCGCTCCTTGCTGCTCAGCGGGCTCCGAGCAGGCGGGCGCCGCAGCTCCCTGGGCAGCAAACGGGGTTCCCTGCGCAGTGAGGTGAGCAGCGAGGTGGGCAGCACCGGGCCCCCGGGCTCCGAGGCCAGCGGGCTCCCGACCCCAGCGCCGCCCGCTCTTATCGAGGGCTCAGCCACTGAGGTGTACGCGGGCGAATGGCGCGCAGACCGGCGCAGCGGCTACGGCGTGAGCCAGCGTTCCAACGGGCTGCGCTACGAGGGCGAGTGGCTGGGCAACCGGCGGCACGGCTACGGGCGCACCACCCGCCCCGACGGCTCCCGCGAGGAGGGCAAGTACAAGCGCAACCGGCTGGTGCACGGGGGGCGCGTCCGCAGCCTCCTGCCTCTGGCCCTTCGGCGGGGCAAAGTCAAGGAGAAGGTGGACAGGGCTGTCGAGGGCGCCCGTCGAGCCGTGAGTGCTGCCCGCCAGCGCCAGGAGATCGCCGCTGCCAG GGCAGCAGACGCCCTCCTCAAGGCAGTGGCAGCCAGCAGTGTCGCTGAGAAGGCTGTGGAGGCAGCTCGAATGGCCAAACTGATAGCCCAGGACCTGCAACCCATGTTAGAGGCCCCAG GCCGCAGACCCAGGCAGGACTCGGAAGGTTCCGACACAGAGCCCTTGGATGAGGACAGCCCTGGGGTGTATGAGAATGGACTGACCCCCTCAGAGGGCTCTCCCGAACTGCccagcagccctgcctcctcccgcCAACCCTGGCGACCCCCTGCCTGCCGGAACCCATTGACCCCTGGAGGGGACCTGGGTCCCTTCTCCAGCCCCAAAGCTTGGCCCGAGGAGTGGGGGGGACCGGGGGAGCAGGTGGAGGAACTAGCTGGCTATGAGGCTGAGGATGAGGCTGGGATGCAGGGGCCAGGGCCCAGAGACGGTTCCCCACTCCTCGGAGGCTGCAGCGACAGTTCAGGAAGTCTTcgagaggaggaaggggaagatGAAGAGCCCTTGCCCCAGCTGAGAGTCCCAGGAGGCTCTGAGCCTGAGCCCATGGCCACTCCAGTCCTGAGAGGCACGTCCTTGAGGAGTCCCGATGCTGGGCAGCTGACAGAAGAACTCGAGGAGCCGGTTGCAACCGAGAGGCCTGCCCAGCCG GGAGCTGCCAACCCTCTGGTGGTGGGAGCCGTGGCCCTCCTGGACCTCAGCCTGGCGTTCCTGttctcccagctcctcacctGA